From a region of the Podospora pseudopauciseta strain CBS 411.78 chromosome 7 map unlocalized CBS411.78m_7, whole genome shotgun sequence genome:
- the RMD1 gene encoding sporulation protein rmd1 (COG:S; EggNog:ENOG503NUN9), whose product MADTTAPIETTPLLSNSSSTSSVEPPSSPESATRPPKPQRNVTFNPNPVSKTIEPEQQYRTRIRTAGHHQHHQHQPPLSPSSPSAISTGGLGGGPPMLSALNNKLRRRNSHGGGGPSGVLPVAGAPGHHLPKIGPQRTTKNAQKLKLLPTPELEEDGADEESGREVYSQYTRIKDPTARRDAARLGKADRQTLPRVTAYCTANRYQMDGLMRFLKGKGKGRGANPKLIDECIYSPYSYSSKQVELSRQEQIIQVHSTPERRHSTGEVPGADGEGFHQQNLIDLRNEAAEVYASEQYGNGPHQSVDDLQQLGESVVATEGGDRLQPVDFDITVHTPEVFFFNYGVVVIWGMSASQEQRFLKEITKFELEKLGPDDVETEKFNFYYTHEYQPRIYNDFITLRDKSNYMTKLAISHALAQSVKTSLFEELIASTIEDCKDIPSQLALTGKIDLSRRQINMQIGELFILRIGVHLNGSVLDTPELFWVEPQLEPVYQAVRSYLEMDQRVGLLTERLDVIADLLAVLKDQLSHGHGEKLEWIVIVLIAAEIVVALVNIIVDLYVGID is encoded by the exons ATGGCGGACACGACGGCGCCCATCGAGACAACGCCTCTCTTATCAAACAgttcatccacctcctctgtcgagcccccatcatcccccgaGTCTGCCACCCgccctccaaaaccacagCGCAATGTCACCTTCAATCCAAACCCTGTCTCCAAGACGATCGAGCCGGAGCAGCAATACCGCACCCGGATAAGAACAGcaggccatcaccaacaccaccaacatcaaccgCCCTTATCGCCCTCCAGCCCCTCGGCCATCAGCACCGGCGGGCTCGGCGGTGGCCCGCCTATGTTGTCCGCCCTAAACAATAAACTCCGCCGGCGCAATAGTCATGGGGGCGGAGGACCCAGCGGTGTACTTCCCGTGGCGGGCGCACCAGGACATCACCTACCCAAGATTGGCCCTCAACGTACCACGAAGAACGCTCAGAAGCTCAAGTTGCTGCCGACCCCGGAGttggaagaagatggagcgGATGAGGAAAGTGGCAGGGAGGTGTACTCGCAGTACACTCGCATCAAAGACCCAACTGCCCGCAGAGATGCCGCCCGTCTCGGCAAGGCCGACCGCCAGACACTGCCCAGGGTCACAGCCTACTGCACGGCGAACAGATACCAGATGGATGGGCTTATGAGGTTCCTCAAGGGGAAGGGCAAGGGGCGCGGCGCAAACCCGAAGCTGATCGACGAGTGCATCTACTCGCCATACAGCTATAGCTCCAAACAAGTCGAGCTCTCCCGGCAGGAACAAATAATCCAAGTCCACTCCACCCCTGAACGACGACACTCCACTGGCGAAGTTCCCGGAGCAGACGGCGAGGGCTTCCATCAGCAAAATCTGATAGATCTCAGAAACGAGGCCGCAGAAGTGTATGCTTCCGAACAATACGGTAACGGTCCCCACCAAAGCGTCGACGACCTACAGCAACTGGGTGAAAGCGTGGTGGCAACAGAAGGTGGTGACCGTCTCCAACCAGTCGACTTTGACATCACCGTCCACACCCCAgaggtcttcttcttcaactaTGGTGTGGTGGTAATATGGGGCATGTCAGCAAGTCAGGAGCAGAGGTTCCTGAAGGAGATCACCAAATTCGAGCTAGAGAAGCTTGGCCCGGACGACGTGGAAACAGAAAAGTTTAACTTTTACTACACGCACGAGTATCAGCCGCGGATATACAACGATTTTATCACGCTGAGAGACAAGAGCAATTACATGACTAAGCTGGCCATCTCGCATGCCCTAGCCCAAAGTGTCAAG ACCTCCCTCTTTGAAGAACTCATCGCCTCCACAATCGAAGACTGCAAAGACATACCCTCCCAGCTCGCCCTTACTGGCAAGATTGATCTTTCTCGTAGACAGATCAACATGCAGATTGGCGAGTTGTTTATTTTGCGGATTGGTGTGCACCTGAATGGGTCGGTGCTGGACACCCCGGAGCTGTTCTGGGTCGAGCCGCAGCTGGAGCCGGTGTATCAGGCGGTGAGGAGTTATCTAGAGATGGACCAGAGGGTGGGGTTGCTGACGGAGAGGTTGGATGTGATTGCGGATTTGCTGGCGGTGCTGAAGGATCAGTTGAGTCATGGGCACggggagaagctggagtGGATTG TTATTGTGTTGATCGCGGCAGAGATTGTGGTGGCGTTGGTGAATATCATTGTGGATTTGTATGTGGGTATTGATTAA
- the CCT8 gene encoding T-complex protein 1 subunit theta (COG:O; EggNog:ENOG503NUID), translating into MSLNIPNAPNAGLFKGGYNNYDSEDGAVLRNIDACRAISSTVQTSLGPYGRNKIVINHLQKMILTSDAATILRELDVVHPAAKLLVMASQQQESEMGDATNLVIVLAGELLKKAEELLRMGLKTSDIVTGYERAQKIALDFLDELEIDKVEDIRTQDELSKAIRTVIASKQNGNEEFLSKLVAEAVLAVLPKNPANFNVDNVRVVKIMGGSLEQSRVVKGMVFPKEPNGSVKKAKKAKVGVFTCAIDTSQTETKGTVLLHNAKEMLDFTKGEESQLEAAIKELYDAGIRVVVAGSTVGELALHYLNRYGILVIKILSKFELRRICRVVGATPLARLGAPMPDEMGTIDVVETQEIGGDRVTVFRQEDEATRTATIVLRGATQNHLDDIERAVDDGVNVVKAITRDARLVPGAGATEIELVERIQAVGDKTQGLAQYSIKKYAEAFEVVPRTLAESAGLDATEVLSRLYAAHQKQDGWSAGVDIENNDGTFLLDAEEEGILDLLVTKQWAIKLATEAARTVLSVDQIIVARQAGGPKPPGPNKNWDED; encoded by the exons ATGTCTCTCAACATCCCAAATGCGCCCAACGCCGGCCTTTTCAAGGGCGGCTATAACAA CTACGATTCTGAAGATGGAGCTGTCCTGCGCAACATCGATGCCTGCCGCGCCATCTCGTCGACGGTCCAGACATCGTTGGGTCCCTATGGCCGCAACAAGATCGTCATCAATCATCTCCAGAAGATGATCCTCACCTCCGACGCAgccaccatcctccgcgAGCTCGATGTTGTCCACCCCGCCGCTAAGCTTCTCGTCATGGCCAGTCAGCAACAAGAGTCCGAGATGGGCGATGCCACcaacctcgtcatcgtcctcgctggcgagcttctcaagaaggcggaggagcttCTGCGCATGGGTCTCAAGACATCTGACATTGTCACTGGGTACGAAAGGGCACAGAAGATTGCTCTCGACTTTCTTGATGAGCTCGAGATTGACAAGGTGGAGGATATCCGGACCCAGGACGAACTGAGCAAGGCCATTCGCACCGTCATCGCCAGCAAGCAGAACGGCAACGAGGAGTTTCTCTCCAAGCTCGTCGCCGAGGCTGTCCTCGCCGTCCTTCCCAAGAACCCAGCCAACTTCAACGTCGACAACGTCCGCGTCGTCAAGATCATGGGTGGCAGCTTGGAGCAGAGCCGTGTCGTCAAGGGTATGGTCTTCCCCAAGGAGCCCAACGGATcggtgaagaaggccaagaaggccaaggtcGGTGTCTTCACTTGCGCCATTGACACCAGCCAGACCGAGACCAAGGGCACAGTATTACTACACAACGCCAAGGAGATGCTTGACTTCACAAAGGGCGAGGAGTCACAACTCGAGGCTGCTATCAAGGAGCTATACGATGCCGGCATCCGTGTCGTCGTTGCGGGCTCTACAGTTGGCGAGCTGGCCTTGCACTACCTCAACCGCTACGGCATCCTGGTCATCAAGATTCTCAGCAAGTTTGAGCTCAGAAGAATTTGCAGAGTGGTTGGTGCCACACCACTTGCTCGTCTTGGCGCTCCCATGCCTGACGAGATGGGTACCATTGACGTGGTGGAGACACAGGAGATTGGCGGTGACCGGGTGACGGTTTTCAGACAGGAGGATGAGGCCACGAGGACAGCCACCATTGTGCTCCGTGGAGCTACTCAGAACCATCTCGATGACATTGAGCGTGCCGTTGATGACGGTGTCAATGTTGTTAAGGCCATCACAAGGGACGCCAGACTGGTgcctggtgctggtgctacAGAGATTGAGCTTGTTGAGAGGATACAGGCTGTTGGTGACAAGACTCAGGGTCTTGCGCAGTACTCCATCAAAAAGTATGCCGAGGCCTTTGAGGTCGTGCCAAGGACCCTTGCCGAGAGTGCTGGTTTGGATGCCACTGAGGTTCTGAGCAGATTGTATGCTGCCCATCAGAAGCAGGATGGTTGGTCTGCGGGTGTTGACATTGAG AACAACGACGGTACCTTCCTCctggatgccgaggaggagggcattCTCGACTTGCTGGTGACCAAGCAATGGGCCATCAAGCTCGCCACAGAAGCTGCCCGGACGGTGCTCTCTGTGGATCAGATCATTGTTGCCAGGCAGGCTGGTGGACCCAAGCCTCCTGGACCCAACAAG AACTGGGATGAGGACTGA
- a CDS encoding uncharacterized protein (BUSCO:EOG09263FAK; EggNog:ENOG503P021; COG:J), which yields MMSAAPGRGAAALLRGSQRVCLKCARSSPTAAPLLRSTTATTTLLPRRTFAAEATAPSSPIPEQPTTTTTQPPPTPGPGPSPYRIKSALILTRPPLLTRLPTPFESSFYLYQKRLNERLVAPFRKDYYFKQDTAHDLEWRIKLKERHGVPAKDIGRYNPRGRMAWNDEVLVGSTASSPETLTEVLLKDAEVRVSEDGELIAPEEIVPVEKPMPRRTEADEKGDKTRLDRKLDETLYLVVKKGREGKWGFPMGQVETDEALHHTAKRALAEAAGVNMNTWVVGRVPVAHQVIEPEIEPETKKLVKRGDKIFYLKGRIMAGQADLTGNTQGLTEFRWLTQREMEKVLPRSVWESVKGMVELR from the exons ATGATGTCGGCGGCGCCAGGTAGAGGAGCGGCTGCTCTTCTGAGGG GTTCACAAAGAGTCTGCCTCAAATGCGCACGATCCTCCCCCACTGccgctcccctcctcagatcaacaaccgccaccaccaccctcctccctaGACGTACCTTCGCAGCCGAAGcaaccgccccctcctccccaataCCAgaacaacccaccaccacaaccacccaaccaccacccacccctggCCCAGGCCCCTCCCCCTACCGCATCAAATccgccctcatcctcacccgcccccccctcctaacccgcctccccacccccttcgaATCCTCCTTCTACCTCTACCAAAAACGCCTCAACGAGCGCCTCGTCGCCCCCTTCCGCAAAGACTACTACTTCAAGCAAGACACCGCCCACGACCTCGAATGGCGcatcaagctcaaggagcGTCACGGCGTGCCGGCCAAGGACATCGGGCGGTACAACCCCCGCGGCCGCATGGCCTGGAACGACGAGGTTCTCGTCGGTAGCACCGCCTCTTCCCCGGAGACGCTGACAGAAGTCCTGCTCAAAGACGCAGAGGTCAGAGTCAGTGAAGATGGTGAACTGATCGCCCCGGAAGAAATCGTGCCGGTGGAGAAACCtatgccgaggaggacggaggcggatgagaagggggataAGACTAGGTTGGATAGGAAGCTGGACGAGACGCTTTATCTTGttgtgaagaaggggagggaggggaagtggGGGTTTCCGATGGGGCAGGTTGAGACTGATGAGGCATTGCATCAT ACTGCCAAGAGAGCGCTTGCGGAGGCGGCCGGGGTGAACATGAACACTTGGGTCGTCGGCCGTGTGCCCGTGGCTCACCAGGTGATTGAGCCCGAGATCGAACCCGAGACCAAGAAGCTCGTCAAGAGGGGGGATAAGATTTTTTATCTCAAGGGGAGGATCATGGCTGGACAGGCGGATCTGACGGGGAATACCCAGGGGCTGACCGAGTTTAGGTGGTTGAcgcagagggagatggagaaggtgcTGCCAAGGAGTGTGTGGGAGAGTGTCAAGGGGATGGTGGAGTTGAGGTAG
- a CDS encoding uncharacterized protein (COG:O; EggNog:ENOG503NVSG) — MADQCIVCLENLEVESNPDATTPAQQRLSKELEAEHARLAVTDPDALAELNSKQDLPLEGREHHVAQIPICGHMLHDVCLREWSEKANSCPICRQTFHVVTVYDRIGGQYLSTRRVEDKKQVPEFDPQAWADENPEEEVVVSNPCPVCNSADHEEVLLLCDGCDACYHTHCIGLDRIPAGPWFCMECVHSLGPELIQPAAAGNGLQENSARPLYYFPRTQASMRRARQRARSDEWQGAWGRITGRIWDALELDLDYQDDDDQVVFEGLRRSQQLRERERQEHERWQQRLNIASRLGARDVFVNNMPILARPAPPPPPPQESREETLAWGALEKARETTESRKRKSRSGTAEPHEEQHPEPERKLKRPRTRRMPTTQNGESSTAARAEAEPSNRPEQSNGTSSANPGAASRTTTDIPPSFLSSLLKEVEMSTPSDEETLRHIYGPIPGANDVSSPARSPSPLSQGCITPPPVRSSSPHMTLSSHITPIYPPANFSPTRASSSNSSSIKPSRATSPHKHAHRDNRSSPENSDSEPRGRQHPRPLELRQPQPRRNRPAVLPRSENVSPTRPTLPLELKQNINSIVKAALRPHWRDRQLTAEQYEKINRDISRLIYEEVKDPSAVTEDTKQSWEKTASQEVARAVASLKA; from the exons ATGGCTGACCAGTGCATCGTCTGTCTTGAGAACCTAGAGGTCGAAAGCAACCCAGATGCAACAACGCCCGCCCAACAACGCCTCTccaaggagctcgaggccgAGCATGCACGTCTTGCTGTCACCGATCCAGATGCTCTTGCTGAACTTAACAGCAAGCAAGATCTCCCGCTCGAGGGCCGGGAGCACCATGTTGCACAGATTCCCATCTGTGGGCACATGCTACACGATGTCTGTCTGAGAGAATGGAGCGAAAAGGCAAACAGCTGCCCCATCTGCCGCCAGACCTTCCATGTCGTCACGGTCTATGACAGAATCGGAG GCCAGTACTTGTCCACCCGTCGAgtcgaggacaagaagcAGGTACCCGAGTTCGATCCACAGGCGTGGGCAGACGAGaatccagaagaagaagtggtgGTCAGCAACCCCTGCCCTGTGTGCAACTCGGCAGACCACGAAGAGGTCCTTTTACTTTGCGACGGATGCGATGCATGCTATCACACGCACTGCATCGGCCTTGACCGAATCCCAGCTGGCCCCTGGTTTTGTATGGAATGTGTTCACTCACTTGGTCCCGAGCTCATCCAGCCTGCTGCCGCCGGGAATGGCCTCCAAGAGAACAGCGCACGCCCTCTGTATTACTTCCCTCGCACCCAGGCCAGCATGCGGCGCGCTAGGCAGCGGGCTCGCTCCGATGAATGGCAGGGTGCTTGGGGCCGCATCACTGGCCGGATCTGGGACGCCCTTGAGCTGGACTTGGACTACCAGGACGATGACGATCAGGTCGTCTTTGAGGGCCTGCGCCGGTCACAGCAACTacgagaaagagaaaggcaGGAACACGAACGCTGGCAGCAACGCCTAAACATTGCGAGTCGCTTGGGGGCAAGAGATGttttcgttaataatatGCCGATTCTCGCTCGCCCAgctccgccgccaccacccccacaaGAGTCGCGCGAGGAGACATTGGCCTGGGGTGCGTTGGAAAAGGCCAGGGAGACCACCGAGAGCAGGAAGAGAAAGTCGCGCTCAGGCACGGCCGAGCCCCATGAGGAACAGCACCCAGAGCCCGAAAGGAAGCTGAAGcgaccaagaacaaggcgAATGCCGACAACCCAAAATGGTGAATCGTCTACTGCCGCAAGAGCTGAAGCAGAGCCTTCAAACCGGCCCGAGCAGTCAAATGGCACTTCATCAGCCAACCCCGGGGCCGCCTCGCGAACAACGACCGATATTCCCCCTTCGTTTCTATCCTCGCTCCTGAAGGAGGTCGAGATGAGTACCCCTTCCGACGAAGAAACCCTCCGACATATCTATGGACCCATACCGGGTGCGAATGATGTCTCGTCACCTGCTcgctcgccttctcctctcaGCCAAGGATGCATTACCCCTCCCCCTGTGCGCTCTAGTTCCCCGCACATGACGCTCAGCTCACACATCACCCCTATCTACCCACCAGCGAACTTCTCACCAACGCGGGCGTCATCATCGAACTCCAGTTCCATCAAACCTTCCCGAGCCACATCGCCACACAAGCACGCACATCGCGACAACCGATCATCGCCCGAGAATAGCGACTCGGAACCTCGCGGGCGCCAGCATCCACGGCCGTTGGAGCTTAGGCAGCCCCAGCCTCGGCGCAATCGTCCGGCTGTGCTGCCAAGGTCCGAAAACGTGTCGCCGACACGCCCCACCTTGCCTCTTGAGCTCAAACAAAATATCAACAGCATCGTCAAGGCAGCCCTCCGCCCTCACTGGCGTGATCGACAGCTCACGGCGGAGCAATACGAGAAGATCAACCGTGACATATCGCGTTTGATTTACGAAGAAGTTAAGGATCCTTCGGCCGTCACTGAAGATACAAAACAGAGCTGGGAGAAGACAGCTTCCCAAGAGGTGGCGCGAGCAGTCGCCTCGCTCAAGGCTTGA
- a CDS encoding uncharacterized protein (EggNog:ENOG503P715; COG:B), whose amino-acid sequence MAPASAIPPALPPTVEEAYRRKCNKLRQRTNEVEKANDASRVRINRLKRQIEKLRLERVFLFEQLAKRTSTNVEDSDGSPSPPPTPKEKPLRLKRGHRKASILPVDGSGSQAGGSQAGGNGVGSSSLTASQFISQNPGGASHSPSGSDAFSLANKGGANGVHHQEPPKKPGNAFELYCNERNTAASADVATDDKAEQEESRREVDDDELARGWKDLSETQRGEFETRAGENMAQYEKERGEYDAAAAAAEAKRQKESEEAEEKGKENGTENATEEEQKDDQGDVEMGEYDTDQETQPNPEDD is encoded by the exons ATGGCGCCAG cAAGCGCAATCCCCCcagccctccccccaacgGTAGAGGAGGCCTACCGCAGAAAATGCAACAAGCTCCGCCAGCGCACCAACGAAGTCGAAAAGGCCAACGACGCCTCTAGAGTCCGCATCAACCGCCTGAAGCGCCAGATCGAGAAGCTCCGCCTCGAGCGCGTCTTTCTGTTCGAGCAACTCGCCAAGCGGACGAGCACAAACGTGGAGGACTCTGACGGCAGCCCGAGCCCACCACCGACT CCCAAGGAGAAGCCGCTGAGACTGAAGCGAGGCCATAGAAAGGCGAGCATTTTGCCTGTTGATGGGAGTGGGAGCCAGGCAGGGGGTAGTCAGGCTGGTGGGAATGGGGTTGGGTCGTCGTCTTTGACGGCGAGCCAGTTTATTAGCCAGAATCCTGGGGGTGCGAGTCACTCGCCGAGTGGGAGTGATGCTTTTTCGTTGGCGAATAAAGGGGGGGCGAACGGGGTGCATCATCAGGAGCCGCCTAAGAAGCCGGGGAATGCGTTTGAGCTTTATTGCAATGAGAGGAACACGGCTGCTTCTGCTGATGTTGCTACTGACGATAAGGCCGAGCAGGAGGAGTCAAGGCGGGAGGTggacgatgatgagcttGCTCGGGGGTGGAAAGATCTGAGCGAGACGCAACGCGGAGAGTTTGAGACGAGGGCGGGGGAGAATATGGCTCAGtatgagaaggagaggggggagtatgatgctgctgctgctgctgctgaggcgaAGAGGCAGaaggagagcgaggaggcggaggagaaggggaaggagaatgGTACGGAAAATGctacggaggaggagcaaaaggATGACCAAGGGGatgtggagatgggggagtaCGATACTGATCAGGAGACGCAGCCTAATCCGGAGGATGATTAG